Proteins from a single region of Carassius carassius chromosome 37, fCarCar2.1, whole genome shotgun sequence:
- the LOC132118470 gene encoding serine/threonine-protein kinase PINK1, mitochondrial-like produces MSVKHALSRGLELGRSLLQLGLFKPAGRVAAKLRGERLRVSRSTRTVQPQTFLRVRFRFFRRSLSGLASQLQSGAFRRGLGGGAPRNRAVFLAFGVGLGLIEQQLEEDRTSAALCQEIQAVFRKKKFQTPLKSSTLGYKLEDYVIGKQIGKGCNAAVYEAVAPFAPPVERGKCSLVELNQKETDHDNKKAGPLRFSATPSFPLAMKMMWNIGAGSSSDAILRSMSMELVPACPQALTKEQGEFALDGHFGMVPKRLSAHPNVVTVYRAFTAEVPLLPGAQEEYPDVLPARLNPLGLGSNRTLFLVMKNYTCSLRQYLGVCVPNRMQASLMLLQLLEGVDHLCKEGIAHRDLKSDNVLLEFYSAGCPRLVITDFGCCLAEDLGLKLPFNSCWVNRGGNACLMAPEVATAVPGPGVMIDYCKADAWAVGAIAYELFGQPNPFYSSEGLDTRTYEEQQLPPLPASAPDDVQLVVKLLLRRNTRKRPSARVAANMLHISLWGKRVLASLDRARMDELKDWLLCQSAVVLLKGRGSGGSSVEAELQRCFLANIDLEDLRAAVSFLMYGQEQWKSLLVHYTEP; encoded by the exons ATGTCAGTGAAACATGCTCTCAGTCGGGGGTTGGAGCTGGGAAGGTCGCTTCTCCAGCTGGGGCTCTTTAAACCAGCCGGCCGTGTGGCAGCGAAGCTCCGCGGTGAGAGGCTGCGTGTGTCCCGCTCGACCCGCACCGTCCAGCCGCAGACCTTCCTGCGCGTTCGGTTCCGCTTCTTCCGCCGGTCTCTCAGCGGGCTGGCCTCCCAGCTCCAGTCCGGGGCTTTCAGGAGAGGGCTTGGAGGTGGTGCTCCCAGAAACAGAGCTGTTTTCCTGGCTTTTGGGGTGGGTTTGGGGCTGATTGAACAGCAGCTGGAGGAGGACAGGACCAGCGCTGCTCTGTGTCAGGAGATACAG GCCGTATTCAGAAAGAAGAAGTTCCAGACGCCTCTGAAGTCTTCTACATTGGGGTACAAGTTGGAGGACTATGTAATTGGGAAACAGATCGGGAAGGGTTGCAATGCAGCGGTGTATGAGGCAGTGGCTCCGTTCGCACCCCCTGTAGAGAGGGGGAAGTGTTCACTGGTGGAACTCAACCAGAAAGAAACGGATCATGACAATAAGAAAGCAGGACCACTTCGATTCTCAGCTACACCCAGCTTTCCTTTAGCTATGAAAATGATGTGGAACATTGGG GCTGGTTCATCAAGTGATGCCATCCTTCGCTCTATGTCTATGGAGTTGGTTCCTGCATGTCCACAGGCTTTAACAAAAGAGCAAGGAGAGTTTGCTTTGGATGG CCACTTTGGAATGGTGCCTAAAAGACTGAGCGCTCATCCCAACGTGGTCACAGTGTACCGGGCCTTCACTGCTGAGGTCCCGCTGCTGCCTGGAGCTCAAGAGGAGTACCCCGATGTCCTGCCTGCCCGACTCAATCCACTGGGTTTGGGCAGCAATCGCACACTGTTCCTGGTCATGAAGAA TTACACATGCAGCCTGCGGCAGTACCTGGGGGTGTGCGTGCCGAACCGGATGCAGGCGTCTCTCATGCTGCTGCAGCTGCTGGAAGGGGTGGATCATCTCTGCAAAGAAGGCATCGCTCACAGAGACCTCAAATCAGACAATGTGCTCCTGGAGTTTTACAGCG CCGGGTGTCCCCGACTGGTGATCACTGACTTCGGCTGTTGTCTGGCAGAGGATTTGGGACTCAAGCTGCCCTTCAACAGCTGCTGGGTTAACAGAGGGGGTAAcgcttgtctgatggcgcccgaG GTGGCCACAGCAGTTCCAGGTCCAGGGGTGATGATAGATTACTGTAAAGCAGACGCCTGGGCTGTAGGGGCCATCGCCTATGAGCTCTTCGGTCAGCCGAACCCCTTCTACAGCTCAGAGGGTCTGGACACTCGCACTTATGAGGAACAACAGCTTCCTCCACTTCCTGCTTCTGCACCTGATGATGTACAGCTAGTAGTGAAGCTACTGCTACGCAGAAACACTCGCAAG CGCCCCAGTGCTCGTGTGGCCGCTAACATGCTTCACATCAGCCTGTGGGGCAAGCGTGTGTTGGCCAGCTTGGATCGGGCCAGAATGGATGAGCTGAAGGACTGGCTGCTGTGTCAGTCTGCTGTGGTGCTGCTGAAGGGTCGAGGGTCCGGCGGGAGCTCCGTGGAAGCTGAACTCCAGAGATGCTTCCTCGCCAACATAGACCTGGAGGACCTCCGCGCCGCAGTCAGCTTCCTCATGTACGGACAAGAGCAGTGGAAATCGCTGCTAGTGCACTACACTGAGCcttag
- the agmat gene encoding agmatinase, mitochondrial, translating to MLSSIKIVSKTRAVFGGSHMFKAFASQRVVKQRNFNGDQINVSCTRRMSGTGFNVPPSAEFVARVSGIATMCKLPFQKTADGLDAAFVGVPIDTGTSNRPGARFGPRHIRAESAMIRLYSGWTRAAPYESLRVADIGDINVNLFDLKDTCKKIREAYRDIVATGCIPLTMGGDHTIAYPILQAVAERHGPVGLIHVDAHADTSDMILGEKIGHGTPFRRCVDEGLLDCKRVVQIGLRGSGYSPDNYEWSRAQGFRVVEAVECWHKSLVPLMEEVRSQMGTGPVYLSFDIDSLDPAFAPGTGTPEIAGLTPIQGLEIIRGCRGLNLVGCDLVEVSPPYDTTGNTALTGANLLFEMMCVLPKVKYY from the exons ATGCTTTCTTCGATCAAAATCGTTAGTAAGACTCGAGCAGTCTTTGGTGGATCTCACATGTTTAAAGCGTTTGCTTCTCAGAGAGTCGTAAAACAGCGAAACTTTAACGGGGATCAGATCAATGTGTCTTGCACGCGCCGAATGTCCGGGACAGGCTTCAATGTCCCACCGAGCGCAGAGTTTGTGGCGAGGGTCAGCGGAATCGCGACTATGTGCAAATTACCGTTTCAGAAAACAGCGGACGGACTGGACGCGGCGTTCGTCGGGGTTCCGATTGACACCGGAACATCCAACCGTCCCGGTGCAAG ATTTGGTCCGAGGCACATCAGGGCAGAATCCGCTATGATCAGATTGTACAGTGGCTGGACAAGAGCGGCCCCATACGAATCACTAAGGGTGGCAGATATCGGTGACATTAATGTCAACCTCTTTGACCTGAAGGACACCTGCAAAAAAATACGAGAGGCTTATCGTGACATTGTGGCCACTGGCTGCATCCCACTTACAATGG GAGGTGATCATACAATTGCATACCCAATTCTACAAGCCGTTGCTGAGAG GCATGGTCCAGTGGGCCTAATACATGTGGATGCCCATGCCGACACTAGTGACATGATTCTGGGTGAGAAAATTGGTCACGGGACCCCTTTCAGACGCTGTGTGGATGAGGGGCTCCTAGACTGCAAGAGGGTCGTCCAGATCGGGCTCAGAGGCTCGGGTTATTCTCCAGATAATTATGAGTGGAGCCGAGCACAG GGTTTCCGTGTAGTGGAAGCTGTGGAGTGCTGGCACAAATCTCTTGTCCCACTCATGGAGGAGGTTCGCTCACAGATGGGAACCGGGCCGGTCTATCTCAGCTTTGACATAGACAGTCTGGACCCTGCTTTCGCTCCCGGCACAGGAACACCTGAGATAGCTGGCCTCACACCCATTCAG GGTCTGGAAATCATTCGAGGTTGTCGAGGTCTTAATCTTGTGGGTTGTGATTTAGTTGAGGTTTCTCCACCTTATGACACCACAG GAAACACTGCATTGACTGGGGCTAACCTCCTTTTTGAGATGATGTGTGTCCTTCCAAAAGTCAAATATTATTGA